A portion of the Thalassotalea sp. LPB0316 genome contains these proteins:
- a CDS encoding M14-type cytosolic carboxypeptidase, producing the protein MQITANFDSGNIRVLNAENPENIQLEIEHDNQSEFYQWFHFKVHNTERSPLTMHLMNAGKSAYVEGWHNYQAVASYDREFWFRVPTSFDGDKLTIEFEPEHDSVYFAYFAPYSYERHQDLIHNAQLSPDCQLQVLGQTLDGRDMTLLKIGEEGEGKKTIWLTARQHPGETMAEWFMEGFIDRLLDEDDGVARAILDKAVFYCVPNMNPDGSVRGHLRTNAKGVNLNREWQTPSMENSPEVYLVVEKMHQTGVDMHLDIHGDEALPYNFVAGCEGIPSYDEKHKALEDKFKQILLAITPEFQDEKGYDKDEPGQANLTVGSNWVGETFKCLAYTIEMPFKDNILLPDQHVGWSDTRSSLFGRDVLTAIFHVVDDLR; encoded by the coding sequence ATGCAAATTACAGCGAATTTCGACAGCGGTAACATCCGTGTGTTAAATGCAGAAAATCCAGAAAACATTCAGTTAGAAATTGAACATGATAACCAATCTGAGTTTTATCAGTGGTTCCATTTTAAAGTGCATAACACAGAGCGCAGCCCACTGACGATGCACTTGATGAATGCCGGTAAATCAGCTTACGTAGAAGGCTGGCATAATTACCAAGCGGTCGCCTCATACGATAGAGAGTTCTGGTTCCGCGTGCCAACAAGTTTCGACGGTGACAAACTCACCATAGAGTTTGAACCAGAGCACGACAGCGTCTACTTTGCCTACTTTGCGCCATATAGCTACGAGCGCCACCAAGATTTAATTCACAACGCCCAACTTTCTCCAGATTGCCAATTACAAGTATTAGGTCAAACGCTAGATGGTCGTGATATGACCTTGTTAAAAATTGGTGAAGAAGGCGAGGGCAAGAAAACAATTTGGCTGACCGCTCGACAACACCCCGGCGAAACCATGGCCGAATGGTTCATGGAAGGTTTTATCGATAGATTGTTAGATGAAGACGATGGCGTTGCGCGCGCAATCTTAGATAAAGCCGTGTTTTACTGTGTGCCGAACATGAACCCTGACGGCAGTGTCAGAGGCCACCTTCGCACCAATGCTAAGGGCGTAAACCTTAACCGTGAATGGCAAACACCAAGCATGGAAAATAGCCCTGAAGTTTACTTGGTTGTAGAAAAAATGCACCAAACCGGTGTCGATATGCACCTAGACATTCACGGTGATGAAGCCTTGCCGTATAACTTTGTCGCAGGTTGTGAGGGGATTCCTTCATATGACGAAAAACACAAAGCCTTAGAAGACAAATTTAAACAAATTTTATTGGCGATCACGCCAGAGTTTCAAGATGAAAAAGGCTACGATAAAGACGAGCCAGGCCAAGCAAATTTAACGGTCGGCTCAAACTGGGTTGGCGAAACCTTTAAATGCTTGGCGTACACGATTGAAATGCCATTTAAAGACAATATTTTATTGCCAGATCAACACGTAGGTTGGTCTGATACGAGAAGTAGCTTGTTTGGACGTGACGTACTTACCGCTATTTTTCACGTTGTTGACGATTTAAGATAA
- a CDS encoding DUF349 domain-containing protein, with translation MIFSTFFRAKWQHKDETIRLEAVKKELDQTDEQDREVLVSIAQTDPSDTVRIAAFKKLKSMPLYWQNLDDSASAIRQLALNEIEKSLLSHLNETSAEQKLRILSLTKKSSLIESWYALEHDENVQTALFERLNKPSFLYTAFTNAHSSKLQLRIIEEIDELNQLEKCLKKANDQTVCKAIEAKLSNIRVAKEKPEQVRKEAQLTLSMLLALKEQNDYQQMLEKRQQLDAKWQQISAELTYLPEAEQALNKEKYHNIIVQLDKVFAIQAEAYQQQQIAEQLKAQKQQQKREIEQQLSAIDQSIANAIFETNDLDETQINQACDTLQQLIDQALIDDQAKQGYSQQLDRERKKLGKIPVIAQSVSEATHLIARIAQLAVPTTMEQYVDKQQTFASWLKDWKAAEKRSAGVLPQSLKSAYQEINGQWQNALAPFEQEQKKLFGQCAKKYADVKRLIRLGKYNASFGVYKHAKSLFDQLSPANQVKLNRDHEQVSEKIAELADWEHYVATPKKQELLAQITEIATTPKDDLTQQANLVKQYRKMWNSLGHAEEEQEKLLNDAFNEACEQAFSPCREFFAQQEKQRDEHVKQREDIIAELNALAEQSVQLPLKDLEQRFNLLKKQWQSAGEVARKRYNELIERYRKACSPITAAINQQHSEHKQQKLTLIETANRLLALDDVFAASNQIKQLQAEWKTIGFAGKHQENKLWQAFRQVNDQLFAKRDAVKSAQNQENNQALETVKASLLALEEQAQLANDVKSLKAINQQLLTLKSDLPATTKGLAKQIDQCIASVSGKISQLAEAKQLRQWQAIFDVIAQAIDKDGAIDQHGSFAQLPLKWQRKLLDNQNSSEITDRSDATLAIEILAGVESPNEYLDQRLAVQVKLMQSQMTSGGKVDMTEQFLMWLGEGPVTKQDLPFVERIKPVYCR, from the coding sequence ATGATCTTTTCCACGTTTTTTAGAGCAAAATGGCAACATAAAGACGAAACCATTCGTCTAGAGGCGGTTAAAAAGGAGCTTGACCAAACAGATGAGCAGGATAGGGAAGTCCTTGTTTCAATTGCCCAAACTGATCCCAGTGATACTGTGCGCATTGCAGCTTTTAAAAAGCTAAAAAGTATGCCGTTATATTGGCAAAATCTTGATGATAGCGCTTCGGCGATTCGCCAATTAGCACTAAATGAAATAGAAAAATCTTTGTTGTCACATTTAAATGAGACCAGTGCAGAACAAAAACTTCGGATACTTAGTCTCACGAAAAAGTCCTCACTGATCGAAAGTTGGTATGCGTTAGAGCATGATGAAAATGTCCAAACAGCATTATTTGAGCGTTTAAACAAACCAAGCTTTCTCTATACAGCCTTTACTAATGCTCATTCGAGCAAGTTACAGCTTAGGATCATTGAAGAAATCGATGAGCTCAATCAACTCGAAAAGTGTTTAAAAAAAGCAAATGACCAAACGGTGTGTAAGGCGATTGAAGCAAAACTAAGTAACATTAGAGTGGCAAAAGAAAAACCCGAGCAAGTGCGCAAAGAAGCTCAGTTAACCTTGTCTATGTTACTCGCGCTTAAAGAGCAAAACGATTATCAGCAAATGTTGGAAAAACGTCAGCAATTAGATGCTAAGTGGCAGCAAATCTCTGCTGAATTAACGTATTTACCCGAGGCTGAACAGGCGTTAAATAAAGAGAAGTATCACAATATTATCGTCCAGCTCGATAAAGTGTTTGCAATACAAGCTGAGGCTTACCAACAACAACAAATTGCTGAGCAGCTAAAAGCCCAAAAGCAGCAACAAAAGCGAGAAATTGAGCAACAGCTCAGCGCTATTGACCAATCAATTGCAAATGCAATTTTTGAGACCAACGATCTCGATGAAACGCAAATCAACCAAGCCTGTGATACTTTGCAACAATTGATTGACCAAGCATTGATTGATGATCAAGCTAAACAAGGTTATTCACAGCAATTAGATAGGGAACGCAAAAAGCTCGGCAAGATTCCGGTGATAGCACAATCGGTGAGTGAGGCTACACATCTCATAGCGCGCATTGCGCAATTAGCCGTACCAACGACCATGGAGCAATATGTTGATAAACAACAAACTTTTGCTAGTTGGTTGAAAGATTGGAAAGCGGCAGAAAAGCGAAGCGCAGGTGTACTACCACAGTCACTTAAGTCAGCCTATCAAGAAATTAACGGCCAATGGCAAAATGCTTTAGCGCCATTTGAGCAAGAGCAAAAGAAACTCTTTGGTCAGTGTGCCAAGAAGTATGCCGATGTAAAGCGGTTAATTCGCTTGGGAAAATACAATGCCTCCTTTGGTGTTTATAAACACGCCAAATCACTATTTGATCAATTAAGCCCGGCTAATCAAGTAAAACTTAATCGTGATCATGAGCAAGTTAGTGAAAAGATCGCAGAATTGGCTGACTGGGAACACTATGTGGCAACGCCAAAAAAACAAGAGTTACTGGCACAAATCACTGAAATTGCCACAACACCGAAAGACGACTTAACTCAGCAAGCGAATCTTGTTAAACAATATCGCAAAATGTGGAACAGTTTAGGTCACGCCGAAGAAGAGCAAGAGAAGTTGCTTAACGATGCATTTAACGAAGCTTGCGAACAAGCTTTTTCACCGTGTCGAGAGTTTTTTGCCCAACAAGAAAAACAACGAGATGAGCATGTTAAACAACGCGAGGATATTATCGCTGAGTTAAACGCCTTGGCTGAGCAATCAGTTCAGTTGCCGCTAAAAGATCTAGAACAGCGTTTTAATCTATTAAAGAAACAGTGGCAATCAGCCGGTGAGGTTGCAAGAAAACGCTATAACGAATTAATTGAACGCTATCGCAAAGCTTGTTCGCCAATTACTGCTGCCATTAATCAGCAACACAGTGAGCACAAGCAGCAAAAGTTAACATTAATTGAAACGGCAAACCGTTTATTAGCGCTTGACGATGTCTTTGCGGCCTCTAATCAAATTAAGCAGCTACAGGCCGAGTGGAAAACCATAGGTTTCGCTGGTAAGCATCAAGAAAACAAACTTTGGCAAGCGTTTCGTCAGGTTAACGATCAATTATTTGCTAAGCGAGATGCAGTTAAGTCAGCGCAAAATCAAGAAAACAACCAAGCGCTTGAGACAGTGAAAGCAAGTTTATTAGCCTTGGAAGAACAAGCTCAGCTTGCTAATGATGTTAAATCGTTAAAGGCAATTAACCAGCAGTTATTGACACTTAAATCAGATCTACCTGCAACCACCAAAGGTTTAGCAAAGCAAATCGATCAGTGTATAGCGTCAGTCAGTGGTAAAATAAGCCAGCTAGCTGAAGCAAAGCAGCTACGACAATGGCAAGCAATTTTCGATGTCATAGCGCAAGCGATTGATAAAGATGGAGCCATTGATCAACACGGGAGCTTTGCGCAACTACCACTGAAATGGCAACGAAAATTGTTAGATAATCAAAACAGTAGCGAAATCACTGACCGCAGTGACGCGACGTTGGCAATTGAAATATTGGCTGGCGTTGAATCACCAAATGAGTATCTTGATCAGCGCTTGGCTGTACAAGTCAAACTCATGCAAAGCCAGATGACGTCGGGTGGTAAAGTCGATATGACCGAGCAATTTCTTATGTGGTTAGGCGAAGGGCCGGTAACGAAGCAAGACTTACCATTTGTTGAGCGAATTAAGCCCGTTTATTGTCGATAA
- a CDS encoding alanine/glycine:cation symporter family protein, which translates to MLELVQSLNDVIWSPALIYLCLGAGIFFSIVTRFVQIRHFREMWRLLLSGKSSDQGISSFQALAVSLSGRVGTGNIAGVAAAIGFGGPGAVFWMWIVAFFGAATAYIESTNAQIYKEEHDGLYRGGPAYYIEKALGQKWYAWIFAIATVIACGVLLPTVQSNSIGNAVEMAFGSGTMIDTALGQISSAKIYTASFIVLLLGFIIFGGVKRIASFTQVVVPFMALAYIIIAFVVIALHIDKLPGVVMMIINDAFSPMAGVGAAIGWGVKRGVYSNEAGQGTGPHAAAAAEVEHPSQQGLVQAFSVYIDTLFVCSATAFIILITDSYNVHAAGESFIVKNVAADVAANSPAFTQIAVDSVLTGVGKPFIALALFFFAFTTILAYYFIAENNVAYIKRTFNFPILTFLLKVVIMAATFYGTVKAADIAWGLGDVGVGMMAWLNIIGILIIFFVAKPALTALKDYERQQKEGVEHFTFDPEKLGIKNADLWQERKEK; encoded by the coding sequence GTGTTAGAACTAGTTCAGTCATTGAATGACGTTATTTGGAGCCCAGCACTGATTTATTTGTGTTTGGGCGCTGGTATTTTCTTTTCGATCGTCACAAGATTTGTGCAAATTCGTCACTTCCGTGAAATGTGGCGACTATTACTTTCTGGTAAAAGCTCTGATCAAGGTATCTCATCTTTCCAAGCATTGGCGGTTTCATTATCGGGTCGTGTTGGTACAGGTAATATTGCAGGTGTTGCAGCGGCTATTGGTTTTGGTGGTCCTGGGGCTGTGTTTTGGATGTGGATTGTGGCGTTTTTTGGCGCAGCAACGGCTTATATCGAATCAACAAACGCGCAAATCTATAAAGAAGAGCACGATGGTTTATACCGTGGTGGTCCAGCTTATTATATTGAAAAAGCATTAGGCCAAAAATGGTATGCATGGATATTTGCTATTGCCACAGTAATCGCTTGTGGTGTGTTATTGCCTACAGTGCAATCCAACTCAATTGGTAATGCGGTCGAAATGGCATTTGGCTCAGGTACGATGATCGACACAGCGCTAGGCCAAATTAGCTCAGCAAAAATTTACACCGCATCGTTTATTGTCTTGTTACTCGGCTTTATTATCTTTGGTGGTGTTAAGCGTATCGCTAGTTTTACTCAAGTTGTTGTACCATTTATGGCGCTAGCATATATCATTATCGCATTCGTTGTTATTGCACTTCATATTGATAAATTACCAGGTGTTGTAATGATGATCATCAATGATGCATTCTCACCGATGGCTGGTGTTGGTGCTGCAATTGGTTGGGGTGTGAAACGCGGTGTTTATTCAAATGAAGCTGGTCAGGGTACGGGTCCTCATGCAGCGGCAGCGGCAGAGGTAGAACACCCGTCGCAACAAGGTTTAGTCCAAGCATTCTCTGTTTATATTGATACCCTATTTGTTTGTTCTGCAACAGCATTTATTATCTTGATCACAGATTCATACAACGTTCATGCTGCGGGTGAATCATTTATTGTTAAGAATGTTGCGGCAGATGTCGCTGCAAACAGCCCTGCATTTACTCAGATTGCAGTAGACAGCGTATTAACTGGCGTAGGTAAGCCATTCATCGCATTAGCGTTGTTCTTCTTTGCGTTTACAACGATTCTTGCGTATTACTTTATCGCAGAGAATAATGTTGCTTACATTAAGCGTACCTTCAATTTCCCAATTTTAACGTTCTTGTTAAAGGTGGTGATTATGGCGGCAACCTTCTACGGTACCGTTAAAGCCGCTGATATTGCATGGGGCTTAGGTGATGTAGGTGTTGGGATGATGGCTTGGTTAAATATTATTGGTATTTTAATCATCTTCTTCGTCGCTAAACCGGCATTAACGGCATTAAAAGATTACGAGCGTCAACAAAAAGAAGGTGTTGAGCACTTCACCTTTGATCCAGAAAAATTAGGCATTAAAAATGCTGATTTATGGCAAGAGCGCAAAGAAAAATAA
- a CDS encoding TlpA family protein disulfide reductase → MGSVVVLRSLAIQLVFFIAVFNVLSLFKESSMLSDNSQVSTELVNLPTLDDKTIAITAQQKKKVLYFFAPWCQICHASIGNLENIYLKRDDIDVVAIALDFDSIEEVQTFVADKALTFPVALGNSELKTTFQITGYPSYYVIDENNKVVAQSLGYSTELGLYLRTL, encoded by the coding sequence ATGGGAAGTGTTGTTGTGTTGCGCAGTTTAGCTATCCAGCTTGTCTTTTTTATTGCTGTTTTTAATGTTCTTAGCCTGTTTAAAGAATCTTCTATGCTATCAGATAACAGCCAAGTTAGTACCGAATTGGTGAACCTACCCACCCTAGATGACAAAACAATAGCAATCACCGCACAGCAAAAAAAGAAAGTACTCTATTTCTTTGCACCATGGTGTCAGATCTGCCATGCGAGTATCGGTAATTTAGAAAATATATACCTTAAACGCGATGATATTGATGTTGTCGCTATCGCGTTAGATTTTGATAGTATTGAAGAGGTTCAAACATTTGTCGCCGATAAAGCGCTAACGTTTCCCGTAGCATTAGGTAATAGTGAGCTCAAAACAACCTTCCAAATAACTGGCTACCCAAGTTATTATGTGATTGATGAAAATAACAAGGTTGTTGCTCAATCCCTGGGTTATAGCACCGAGCTTGGTCTCTATTTACGAACACTCTAA
- a CDS encoding YeaC family protein, translated as MNVLDLVENMSQDMYLRLKHCAETGRWPEGTQVDQAQRDSALQIVMAYQAKHLNSDEMLSIGADGRIVEKTKRELKAQFSDKNNIARFSDL; from the coding sequence ATGAACGTATTAGATCTTGTTGAAAACATGTCACAAGACATGTACTTAAGGCTAAAACATTGTGCAGAAACTGGCCGCTGGCCTGAAGGTACTCAAGTTGATCAGGCACAACGAGACTCTGCATTACAAATTGTTATGGCTTATCAAGCAAAACATTTAAACAGTGATGAAATGCTATCGATCGGCGCTGATGGCCGGATCGTTGAAAAAACAAAACGCGAATTAAAAGCACAGTTTTCTGATAAAAATAATATTGCTAGGTTTTCTGATCTATGA